The window TTCTGTATGAGTAGACTTAATCAAACAAACAAGAGACTGGTATAATATATTACTGCATAAAGCAAGATCCTGGTCCATCTGGAGCTTCTCTACCAGGTGCATTGAGTGGAGCAGCAGCTACTCCTCTTTGATTCAACAAACACCTAAAATGTGACAATCTTCCCTCAACTTCCTCTACATTTTTCGCCAGCTTCACATATGGTGTCCAAAGCCTCTCTAAATTCATTTCCCACCAACCAAAATTATAAACccatttcaaataatcttctaaattcatcaaaaaaagaagaagagaaaaagttATAACCTGCTGCAGCAGCTGCTCTTGGCCATATGGTCTGTTCAATATCTGAACCATCTACATGTTCACCCCACATTCCAACTTCACCACCAATGACTAGCTTTTGATGCTTAGGATTTGTAATGTTAGAAAGTGGCTCATTCATATAGAAGTCTTGCCAAGGAGTATCCAAATGATCTAAATACCATTTGTCTTGATTGCTCACAATACACCTAAATCCAGCAGCCACTACTTGAGGAGCAACATCAGGTCCAATCCtgaaatcattatttattttacttactACTCAAATCTTGCAAAATCTTAAACTATATCTAAATTTTCAAGCTGCATATTTACCAGTTGTGAACCACAGTGTTTCGGTTTAACTTGCTTccaaaattgttaaatgtcTCTTCCCTGCATGCGTTACCCACCAttaaaaggatttttttttttcaaattaataatcaaatatatacatATCTAATGTATTACTTACCAGTTGATAATCTCGTATCCATGAGATGAAGCTATCTTTTGTGCCCTCAGAACAAAGTATTCATAAGCTTGAGATTGAACCATTTTGTGTTCATTCATCCTgtcaattaaaataagaaaaataattgaagctGCTGCTGCTGTTAACATAAAAAACTAAATGAAATTAGTTACCATTTCTTTATATGTGGAGTTGTTTCCCAGCAACCTGAAATTTGTATCATTCTATAAGTCCACTGAAAAAATGTGCATAATCGAGATTAAAAATACATACTTGTATCGACTTCATCGCCTCCCAAGTGAACGAATTTAAACTTGAAGACCTTACTGAAATCTGATACAAAAGAACATGAATTATTCCAATTTCCAAATTCAAAATCCTTAACTATTCATGAGTAGGAGGAGCAGACACCTGAAAGAATtccatcaattaatttaaagacGAACTCATTGCTAACATCAAGCGGTTCCTTGCAATTCCTCGATGGCCATAACTGAGGGTAACCAATTCCCCTAACAAACATACCAAGAAAAAATGTCAATTTATAAGTAgttaatatctatatattaatgaaagcatagtataaaatatttaccaaGACAAAGCATGGCCTGGAACATCAATTTCAGCCAACACATGAATCCCCCTTCTTTGAGCATAACTGCAGTCGAAACTCGAAGGAGATGAGAGACCAAAATCACCATAAAATCGAAGATTAATAATCTGTTTTTGTTTGGTACTTGCCTTACTATTGCAGCAGCATCAGCCATTGTGTATGTTTCAGAAGCAGAGTAAGAACCACGCCATAAGTTTGGATAAGATGGTATCTCCAAAGGAAAAGACTGTGTATCTACAATATGCCAATGCAGAACATTCTGCACCATTACAACATAATTAGCCATTCCATTCAAATCATTCATTGATGAATTTGAAGATTAAAGGTTGTTTATTTACCAATTTGGCATAAGCCATAGAATCGATAACTTTCTTTATCATCGAGATTGGCTGGTAATGACGAGCCGTATCTGCTAACACAAGTACATCAAATTGATCACAAGTTAAAAGAATCATATCAAAATGTTGGACAACATGTTAAATTCTCGGTTCTAAGTTCTAACAGACCTATTAGGATCCCTCTATAAGAGAACCTTGGCTGATCAGTAATGTTGCATGGAACATGACGAACTTCTATCTTTCGATTTTTGAAGTTAAAGTAACAAAGCTGGCTGAATGTCTACAAGATCAAATACAACAGAAATCgcaagtttattattattactgtCTTTTGACAGAATGATGAAGAgttataagaagaagaagtaagACCTCTAGACCATGTAAAGCCCCATAAACCGTGTTTGCCTGCATTCATAATCAAATGTTTCATTAAAGTAAGAATCAAACAAACGCCAATGTTTCATCTAGACACTAACCTGAATATGTGCATAAACTGGTTTTCCTTCTGCAGGGACTAATAACTTATATGATTCATCAATTCCATAAATTAACTGCATGAACAGTTCAAAATCCTTAGAAACATCAACAGAGAAAAGAAACATGAATGTTAACAAATGTACAAACCGTATCATTAGGAGACAGAATAACGACATGAATCCCCTGAATTTGAGTCAAATGATGAACCCCACCCCCAGAATGATCATCAATTACATGGCCAGCCTTGATAACATCAAGTAATCTGGAGAACCCATCTTTAAGTATACCAGAAACATCTTTGTATTTGCTCCCATTAGTTTTCAACTCAAATGTTTTGCTCATATACAGAACCCGATTACCATGACTAACGGATACTGGCATTGGCCATATATTCACCTCATTATCCACCTTCTTAGCCGCCAAAGAAACAATTGATAAACTGAGAATTATTTGACCCAGAAAGTATAAATTGTTTCGCAAACCCATTTCCTATTCCTTTAGTAAGACCGATCCAAGATGTACTCACAAATGAGAAATcgatattttatatatagatgaaTGAATTAAATTCTAAGTAAGTATAAAATTTGACCAGAAAACTAAATgggtaaataataaatttccaATTTTCACACCATAAACAGAGACTTCAGAAAGAAAACGCTCAGACCACTTttagaagaagattaaataaactCCTAAACTTGTAGCTAAAGGTCAAACAATCCTTGaaacattttataatttggaattttaaaattatatttataaaatcttctcctaaatatgtcaaaaaaagAGCCAATACTaactagaaattaattaaatattataaagttttactgttctccttaattcaaatatatatatttgatattatgtAATCTATCGTAATATTCTGGTCAAATTGagctaattaaataaaaattaattaactttttttatagttttatataaatatatttgatattttttaatacattaatattactgtaatctatattaatttagagattgatttgtattaaaatattttaatcagtTATCTTcagataattattaatatttaatgtttaagatatttttattttat is drawn from Impatiens glandulifera chromosome 3, dImpGla2.1, whole genome shotgun sequence and contains these coding sequences:
- the LOC124932175 gene encoding beta-hexosaminidase 3-like; this translates as MGLRNNLYFLGQIILSLSIVSLAAKKVDNEVNIWPMPVSVSHGNRVLYMSKTFELKTNGSKYKDVSGILKDGFSRLLDVIKAGHVIDDHSGGGVHHLTQIQGIHVVILSPNDTLIYGIDESYKLLVPAEGKPVYAHIQANTVYGALHGLETFSQLCYFNFKNRKIEVRHVPCNITDQPRFSYRGILIDTARHYQPISMIKKVIDSMAYAKLNVLHWHIVDTQSFPLEIPSYPNLWRGSYSASETYTMADAAAIVSYAQRRGIHVLAEIDVPGHALSWGIGYPQLWPSRNCKEPLDVSNEFVFKLIDGILSDFSKVFKFKFVHLGGDEVDTSCWETTPHIKKWMNEHKMVQSQAYEYFVLRAQKIASSHGYEIINWEETFNNFGSKLNRNTVVHNWIGPDVAPQVVAAGFRCIVSNQDKWYLDHLDTPWQDFYMNEPLSNITNPKHQKLVIGGEVGMWGEHVDGSDIEQTIWPRAAAAAERLWTPYVKLAKNVEEVEGRLSHFRCLLNQRGVAAAPLNAPGREAPDGPGSCFMQ